A single region of the Hippopotamus amphibius kiboko isolate mHipAmp2 chromosome 6, mHipAmp2.hap2, whole genome shotgun sequence genome encodes:
- the ZMAT3 gene encoding zinc finger matrin-type protein 3 isoform X1: MILLQHAGLPPPKRPSSSPPMSVAARSTGTLQLPPQKPFGQEASLPLAGEEELPKGGEQDTALEELCKPLYCKLCNVTLNSAQQAQAHYQGKNHGKKLRNYYAANSCPPPARMSNAVEPVATPAVPVPPQMGSFKPGGRVILATENDYCKLCDASFSSPAVAQAHYQGKNHAKRLRLAEAQSNSFSESSEVGQRRTRKEGNEYKMMSNRRNMYAVQNHSAGPYFNPRSRQRIPRDLAMCVTPSGQFYCSMCNVGAGEEMEFRQHLESKQHKSKVSEQRYRNEMENLGYV, translated from the exons ATGATCCTCTTGCAACACGCCGGGCTGCCTCCGCCTAAGCGGCCCTCATCCTCTCCTCCTATGTCAGTGGCCGCGAGGTCCACAGGAACCTTGCAGCTTCCACCGCAGAAGCCTTTTGGGCAGGAGGCTTCCTTGCCTCTGGCAGGGGAAGAAGAGTTACCTAAGGGAGGGGAGCAAGACACTGCCCTGGAGGAGCTATGTAAGCCCCTGTACTGCAAGCTCTGCAATGTCACCTTGAACTCAGCACAGCAAGCCCAGGCTCATTATCAg GGTAAAAATCATGGTAAGAAACTCCGAAATTACTATGCAGCGAACAGCTGTCCTCCTCCTGCCAGAATGAGCAATGCCGTGGAACCTGTGGCTACTCCAGCTGTTCCAGTCCCTCCGCAG ATGGGCTCCTTTAAGCCAGGAGGCAGAGTGATCCTGGCCACAGAGAACGATTACTGTAAGCTCTGTGATGCCTCCTTCAGCTCTCCGGCTGTGGCCCAGGCTCACTATCAAGGGAAGAATCATGCCAAGAGGCTGCGGCTGGCGGAAGCTCAGAGTAACTCATTCTC AGAATCCTCAGAGGTCGGTCAACGGCGGACCCGGAAAGAAGGGAATGAATATAAGATGATGTCTAATAGGAGAAATATGTATGCAGTACAGAATCATTCAG CAGGTCCTTACTTCAATCCCCGCTCTCGGCAGAGAATTCCACGTGATCTGGCCATGTGCGTTACTCCAAGTGGCCAGTTTTACTGCTCCATGTGTAATGTTGGGGCCGGCGAAGAAATGGAATTTCGACAGCATTTAGAAAGCAAGCAACATAAAAGCAAGGTGTCTGAACAGCGGTACAGGAATGAGATGGAGAATCTGGGATACGTATAG
- the ZMAT3 gene encoding zinc finger matrin-type protein 3 isoform X2 codes for MILLQHAGLPPPKRPSSSPPMSVAARSTGTLQLPPQKPFGQEASLPLAGEEELPKGGEQDTALEELCKPLYCKLCNVTLNSAQQAQAHYQGKNHGKKLRNYYAANSCPPPARMSNAVEPVATPAVPVPPQMGSFKPGGRVILATENDYCKLCDASFSSPAVAQAHYQGKNHAKRLRLAEAQSNSFSESSEVGQRRTRKEGNEYKMMSNRRNMYAVQNHSGPYFNPRSRQRIPRDLAMCVTPSGQFYCSMCNVGAGEEMEFRQHLESKQHKSKVSEQRYRNEMENLGYV; via the exons ATGATCCTCTTGCAACACGCCGGGCTGCCTCCGCCTAAGCGGCCCTCATCCTCTCCTCCTATGTCAGTGGCCGCGAGGTCCACAGGAACCTTGCAGCTTCCACCGCAGAAGCCTTTTGGGCAGGAGGCTTCCTTGCCTCTGGCAGGGGAAGAAGAGTTACCTAAGGGAGGGGAGCAAGACACTGCCCTGGAGGAGCTATGTAAGCCCCTGTACTGCAAGCTCTGCAATGTCACCTTGAACTCAGCACAGCAAGCCCAGGCTCATTATCAg GGTAAAAATCATGGTAAGAAACTCCGAAATTACTATGCAGCGAACAGCTGTCCTCCTCCTGCCAGAATGAGCAATGCCGTGGAACCTGTGGCTACTCCAGCTGTTCCAGTCCCTCCGCAG ATGGGCTCCTTTAAGCCAGGAGGCAGAGTGATCCTGGCCACAGAGAACGATTACTGTAAGCTCTGTGATGCCTCCTTCAGCTCTCCGGCTGTGGCCCAGGCTCACTATCAAGGGAAGAATCATGCCAAGAGGCTGCGGCTGGCGGAAGCTCAGAGTAACTCATTCTC AGAATCCTCAGAGGTCGGTCAACGGCGGACCCGGAAAGAAGGGAATGAATATAAGATGATGTCTAATAGGAGAAATATGTATGCAGTACAGAATCATTCAG GTCCTTACTTCAATCCCCGCTCTCGGCAGAGAATTCCACGTGATCTGGCCATGTGCGTTACTCCAAGTGGCCAGTTTTACTGCTCCATGTGTAATGTTGGGGCCGGCGAAGAAATGGAATTTCGACAGCATTTAGAAAGCAAGCAACATAAAAGCAAGGTGTCTGAACAGCGGTACAGGAATGAGATGGAGAATCTGGGATACGTATAG